In Micromonospora cremea, the genomic window CTCGAGCAGCGCGGCCTGCTGCGGAGCAAGGCGCAGTACGACACCGCCCGCCGCTGGGCGGGGTTCGTGTTCGTCCTGCTGGGTCTCGGCGTGTTCCGGCTGGTCTCCGGCCTGTTCAACGACCGCCCGGTGGGTTACCTGATGCTCGTCCTGATCCCGGTCCTCGTCGCCGCCCTGCTGCTACGCCTGGTGCCCCAGCGCACCCGCGCCGGTCGGGCCGCGTTGCGCGACGTGCGCCGCCAGCACACCCACCTGGCCCCCGCCTCGTCCCCCGCCTTCGCCACCTATGGCGCGGCGGGCGCGGCGATGGGCGTGGCGTTGTACGGCACCGTGTCGCTGTGGGCCCTCGACCCGAGCTTCGCCGAGCAGGCCGAGATCCAGCGCCAGGCGGCGCCCGGCAGCGGCTGGTCGGGCTCCAGCGGCGGTGCGTCGGGCGACGGCGGGGGCAGCTCGTGCAGTGGCGGAAGCTCGTGCGGTGGTGGCGGTGGATGCGGCGGCGGCGGAGGGTGCGGCGGATGACCGGCCCGTACGGCGTGGGCATCGGCTGGCGCCCGGAGATCGCCGGCTTCGTGGCCGACTTGCCCGGCCTGCGCTTCGTCGAGGTGGTGGCCGAGTCGGTGCCGGCGACCGGGCCGCTCCCGCCGGGCCTGACGCAGTTGCGCGAACGCGCGGTGACCGTCGTACCGCACGGGGTGCGGCTCTCCCTCGGCGGCGCCGAGCCGGTCGACCCGGCCCGGGTCGCCCACCTGGCCGCGGTGGCGCAGCGGGTCGACGCCCCGCTGGTCAGCGAGCACATCGCCTTCGTCCGGGCCGGCGGCCTGGAGGCCGGGCACCTGCTGCCGCTGCCGCGCAGCCGGGAGGCGGTCGACGCGGTCTGCGCCAACGTCGCCCGGGCACAGGCCGACCTGCCGGTGCCCATCGCGCTGGAACCGATCGCCGCCCTGGTCGACTGGCCCGACGACGAGCTGGACGAGGCGGACTTCCTCACCGAGATCCTGGACCGGACCGGGGCACTGCT contains:
- a CDS encoding TIGR04222 domain-containing membrane protein, translated to MIVYAASGDTWGIPGPTFLRLYLVATAVTVALAVFYRVRLAAGSVDAPTGPLGPQQVAYLNGGPRLAVHAALGGLRGSGAIGVGPDRRLLTTGPTPSGLTPLDQAIHWAAHQRARTADLPQDRRVREALDQLQAGLEQRGLLRSKAQYDTARRWAGFVFVLLGLGVFRLVSGLFNDRPVGYLMLVLIPVLVAALLLRLVPQRTRAGRAALRDVRRQHTHLAPASSPAFATYGAAGAAMGVALYGTVSLWALDPSFAEQAEIQRQAAPGSGWSGSSGGASGDGGGSSCSGGSSCGGGGGCGGGGGCGG
- a CDS encoding DUF692 domain-containing protein; this encodes MTGPYGVGIGWRPEIAGFVADLPGLRFVEVVAESVPATGPLPPGLTQLRERAVTVVPHGVRLSLGGAEPVDPARVAHLAAVAQRVDAPLVSEHIAFVRAGGLEAGHLLPLPRSREAVDAVCANVARAQADLPVPIALEPIAALVDWPDDELDEADFLTEILDRTGALLLLDVANVHANARNRGTDPLALLDRLPLDRVGYVHVAGGAEHGGFYHDTHTDPVPPAVLELVGALCARRRPPALLLERDGDYPPADQLRAELDALAAAASFPTVT